From one Thermodesulfobacteriota bacterium genomic stretch:
- a CDS encoding adenosine deaminase, translating to MKNTNKLKQFILGVPKAELHVHIEGTLEPEMMFEIAKRNNLSLPFTSPEQLRKAYDFNNLQSFLDVYYEAARVLQYEKDFYDLTMAYLRKANSETVRHTEIFFDPQTHTQRGVPFKTVVTGIRKASIDAEKEFGISTKLIMCFLRDLSAESAMEILTQSLIFKDWIIGVGLDSSELGNPPYKFAKVFDKAREEGFLAVAHAGEEGPPEYIWQALETLKVSRIDHGVRCVEDPELVEKLKSEHIPLTVCPISNVKLGLFESISKHNLKQLLDLGLCVTVNSDDPAYFGGYIFENYVAVTEALNLDRDDLYQIAKNSFEASFLTQEEKQKFITELDNYMSEYKY from the coding sequence ATGAAGAATACTAATAAACTTAAACAATTTATCCTTGGTGTACCCAAGGCGGAACTTCATGTTCATATTGAAGGTACCCTGGAACCCGAAATGATGTTTGAGATTGCTAAGCGGAACAATTTGTCACTGCCATTTACATCCCCTGAGCAATTGAGGAAGGCTTATGATTTTAATAACCTACAATCATTCCTTGATGTATACTATGAAGCTGCAAGGGTCCTTCAATATGAGAAAGACTTTTACGATCTAACTATGGCTTATTTGAGGAAAGCCAATTCCGAAACGGTTCGGCATACCGAAATCTTTTTTGACCCCCAGACACATACACAAAGAGGAGTACCCTTTAAAACAGTGGTTACAGGTATACGCAAGGCTTCGATCGACGCTGAAAAAGAATTCGGTATTTCTACAAAACTTATCATGTGTTTCCTTCGCGACCTCAGTGCAGAATCTGCCATGGAGATATTGACACAATCACTTATTTTCAAGGACTGGATAATAGGGGTGGGACTTGACTCTTCTGAGTTGGGTAATCCGCCCTATAAATTTGCAAAGGTCTTTGATAAGGCACGTGAGGAGGGATTTCTAGCAGTTGCTCACGCCGGTGAAGAAGGACCACCCGAATACATTTGGCAAGCTTTGGAGACACTTAAAGTCTCTCGGATTGACCATGGCGTTCGTTGCGTTGAAGACCCTGAACTGGTAGAAAAATTAAAATCAGAGCACATACCCTTGACCGTTTGCCCCATTTCGAATGTGAAGCTTGGTCTGTTTGAATCAATTAGTAAACATAACCTAAAGCAGTTGCTCGACTTAGGATTGTGTGTCACTGTAAACTCGGATGACCCGGCTTATTTCGGTGGCTACATATTTGAGAATTATGTGGCAGTTACAGAGGCGCTAAATTTGGATAGGGATGATTTATATCAGATCGCGAAAAACTCCTTTGAAGCTTCATTTTTGACTCAAGAAGAAAAACAAAAATTTATAACTGAGCTTGACAATTATATGTCTGAATATAAGTATTAG